The following proteins are encoded in a genomic region of Streptomyces collinus Tu 365:
- a CDS encoding serine hydrolase domain-containing protein has protein sequence MSLQSLALIENWPVPTAAAGVVRADGTVLGTHGPAGHRFPLASVTKPLAAYAALVAYEEGAVELDEPAGPPGSTVRHLLAHTSGLAFDEHRVMAPPGERRLYSNAGFEQLGDHIAKATDIPFAEYLRQAVLAPLGMTATSLEGSPAKDGVSTVEDLLRFAAEVQAPRLLDPRTVAEAMSTQYPGTKGVLPGYGHQNPNDWGLGFEIRDGKSPHWTGGSSSPRTFGHFGQSGTFLWIDPDAGLAAVALTDRAFGPWATEAWPAFTDAVLASARG, from the coding sequence ATGTCGTTGCAGAGTCTGGCGCTGATCGAGAACTGGCCCGTCCCCACCGCCGCCGCGGGTGTGGTCCGGGCGGACGGGACCGTGCTCGGGACGCACGGGCCGGCCGGGCACCGCTTCCCGCTGGCCTCGGTGACCAAGCCGCTCGCCGCGTACGCGGCGCTCGTCGCGTACGAGGAGGGTGCCGTCGAGCTGGACGAGCCGGCCGGGCCGCCCGGGTCGACCGTCCGGCACCTGCTCGCCCACACCTCCGGGCTGGCCTTCGACGAGCACCGGGTGATGGCCCCGCCCGGGGAGCGGCGACTGTACTCCAACGCCGGGTTCGAGCAGCTCGGGGACCACATCGCCAAGGCGACGGACATCCCGTTCGCCGAGTACCTGCGGCAGGCGGTGCTGGCGCCGCTGGGGATGACCGCGACCTCGCTGGAGGGCTCGCCCGCGAAGGACGGCGTCTCGACGGTGGAGGACCTGCTGCGGTTCGCGGCGGAGGTGCAGGCGCCGCGGCTGCTGGACCCGCGGACGGTGGCCGAGGCGATGAGCACGCAGTACCCGGGGACCAAGGGGGTGCTGCCGGGCTACGGGCACCAGAACCCCAACGACTGGGGGCTGGGCTTCGAGATCCGGGACGGCAAGTCGCCGCACTGGACGGGCGGTTCGTCCTCGCCCCGGACCTTCGGGCACTTCGGCCAGTCCGGTACGTTCCTGTGGATCGACCCGGACGCGGGGCTGGCCGCGGTCGCCCTGACGGACCGGGCGTTCGGGCCCTGGGCGACCGAGGCGTGGCCGGCGTTCACGGACGCCGTGCTGGCCTCGGCGCGGGGCTGA
- a CDS encoding ACP S-malonyltransferase: MLVLVAPGQGAQTPGFLTPWLDLPGASDRVAAWSEAIGLDLVHYGTRADADAIRDTAVAQPLLVAAGILSAAALGDISELAPGAVAGHSVGEITAAAFAGVLDDAAALRLVRTRGLAMADAAAITETGMSALLGGDPDVSVAHLEKLGLTPANINGAGQIVAAGTLEQLAALNEDMPEGVRKVVALKVAGAFHTRHMAPAVETLAGAAAALSPADPKVTYVSNKDGRTVETGAEVLERLVGQVANPVRWDLCMETFKALGVTALIEVCPGGTLTGLAKRALPGVRTLALKTPDDLDAARALIAEHADADA, translated from the coding sequence GTGCTCGTACTCGTCGCTCCCGGCCAGGGCGCCCAGACGCCCGGCTTCCTGACTCCCTGGCTCGACCTCCCCGGTGCCTCGGACCGCGTCGCCGCGTGGTCGGAGGCCATCGGTCTGGACCTGGTCCACTACGGCACCCGGGCCGACGCGGACGCCATCCGCGACACCGCGGTGGCCCAGCCGCTGCTGGTCGCCGCCGGCATCCTGTCCGCCGCGGCACTCGGTGACATCTCCGAGCTCGCCCCGGGCGCGGTCGCCGGTCACAGCGTCGGTGAGATCACCGCCGCCGCCTTCGCGGGCGTCCTCGACGACGCCGCCGCGCTGCGTCTGGTGCGCACCCGGGGTCTGGCCATGGCCGACGCCGCCGCCATCACCGAGACCGGCATGTCGGCGCTGCTCGGCGGCGACCCGGACGTCTCCGTCGCGCACCTGGAGAAACTGGGCCTGACCCCGGCGAACATCAACGGCGCGGGCCAGATCGTCGCCGCCGGCACGCTGGAGCAGCTCGCCGCGCTGAACGAGGACATGCCCGAGGGCGTCCGCAAGGTCGTCGCGCTCAAGGTCGCCGGCGCCTTCCACACCCGGCACATGGCTCCCGCCGTCGAGACGCTGGCCGGGGCGGCCGCGGCGCTGTCGCCCGCCGACCCGAAGGTCACCTACGTCTCCAACAAGGACGGCCGGACCGTCGAGACCGGCGCCGAGGTGCTGGAGCGCCTGGTCGGCCAGGTGGCCAACCCGGTGCGCTGGGACCTGTGCATGGAGACGTTCAAGGCGCTGGGCGTCACCGCGCTCATCGAGGTGTGCCCGGGCGGCACGCTGACCGGCCTGGCCAAGCGGGCCCTGCCCGGTGTCAGGACGCTCGCCCTGAAGACCCCCGACGATCTCGACGCGGCCCGTGCGCTCATCGCCGAGCACGCCGACGCTGACGCCTAA
- a CDS encoding GNAT family N-acetyltransferase, whose protein sequence is MTLVRRAGPEDAAEVLRLRQVMIDSLFGGDGDGGGPTGWQAESLPTLRARLGDGDGDFAAFVVEHPERPGALAALVAGTVEYRIGKAGNPHGRVGHVFSVATDPDARRRGYARACMEGLLDWFRARGAGHVLLNASPEAEPLYSSLGFTRDPDPSMRLLL, encoded by the coding sequence ATGACTCTCGTACGCCGGGCGGGGCCCGAGGACGCCGCGGAAGTGCTGCGACTGCGCCAGGTCATGATCGACTCCCTGTTCGGCGGGGACGGGGACGGGGGCGGTCCGACCGGCTGGCAGGCCGAGTCCCTGCCGACGCTGCGCGCCAGACTCGGTGACGGGGACGGGGACTTCGCGGCGTTCGTGGTGGAGCACCCGGAACGGCCCGGGGCGCTGGCCGCGCTCGTGGCGGGGACGGTGGAGTACCGCATCGGCAAGGCGGGCAATCCGCACGGCCGGGTGGGGCACGTCTTCAGTGTGGCGACCGACCCCGACGCGCGGCGCCGTGGCTACGCGCGGGCGTGCATGGAGGGCCTGCTGGACTGGTTCCGGGCGCGCGGGGCCGGGCACGTGCTGCTGAACGCCTCCCCCGAGGCGGAGCCGCTGTACTCCTCCCTCGGGTTCACCCGTGACCCCGACCCCTCGATGCGGCTGCTCCTGTGA
- a CDS encoding pirin family protein, producing the protein MDVRRAAERYRGGDPKDGIETRHAFSFGPHYDPGNLRFGAVIACNEERLAPGAGFDEHPHSHTEIVTWVVEGELTHRDSTGRASRVGPGDVQHLSAAAGVRHVERNDSDRPLTFVQMWLAPLAPGGEPSYDVVRGIADSTPYAVPAAGAMLHVRRLAPGERTAVPDAALLYAHVVRGEAVLGEERLGPGDSARITGERGLAAVGVTAAELLLWEMTA; encoded by the coding sequence ATGGACGTACGGCGCGCCGCGGAGCGCTATCGCGGAGGGGATCCGAAGGACGGGATCGAGACCCGCCACGCCTTCTCCTTCGGCCCGCACTACGACCCCGGCAACCTGCGCTTCGGGGCGGTGATCGCCTGCAACGAGGAGCGGCTGGCGCCCGGCGCCGGCTTCGACGAGCACCCGCACAGCCACACGGAGATCGTGACCTGGGTGGTCGAGGGCGAGCTGACCCACCGCGACTCCACCGGCCGCGCGAGCAGGGTCGGGCCCGGCGACGTCCAGCACCTCAGCGCCGCCGCGGGCGTCCGGCACGTGGAGCGCAACGACTCCGACCGCCCGCTGACCTTCGTCCAGATGTGGCTCGCGCCGCTGGCACCGGGCGGGGAGCCGTCGTACGACGTGGTCCGGGGCATCGCGGACTCCACCCCGTACGCCGTCCCGGCCGCCGGGGCGATGCTGCACGTGCGGCGGCTGGCCCCGGGCGAGCGGACCGCGGTGCCGGACGCGGCGCTGCTGTACGCGCACGTGGTGCGCGGGGAGGCCGTCCTCGGCGAGGAGCGGCTCGGCCCCGGGGACTCGGCGCGGATCACCGGGGAGCGGGGCCTGGCCGCGGTGGGCGTGACGGCGGCGGAACTGCTGTTGTGGGAGATGACGGCCTGA
- the fasR gene encoding fatty acid biosynthesis transcriptional regulator FasR, protein MPEPVTRHSDPAARPAHPHSATLKRLEKSSGSLAAQAIARMDETLSWYRAMPPENRSWIGLVAQAGIAAFTEWFRHPDAPQAISTDVFGTAPRELTRAITLRQTVEMVRTTIEVMESAIDEVAAPGDERVLREALLVYAREIAFATAQVYAQAAEARGAWDARLESLVVNAVLSGEADEGAVSRAAALGWNSPEHVCVVLGTAPDGDSELTVEAIRRAARHAKLQVLTGVLGDRLVVIAGGNPNPLAVARSLIGPYAAGPVVAGPVVPDLLAATRSAQAAAAGLKACSAWQDAPRPVLADDLLPERAIAGDPSAREQLVEEIYRPLEEAGSALLETLSVYLEQASSLEGAARMLFVHPNTVRYRLRRVTDVTGWSPSDVRSAFTLRIALILGRLADGDAQP, encoded by the coding sequence GTGCCCGAACCCGTAACCCGTCACAGCGACCCCGCAGCACGGCCCGCCCATCCGCACTCGGCGACCCTGAAGCGGCTGGAGAAGTCGTCCGGGAGCCTCGCCGCGCAGGCCATCGCGCGCATGGACGAGACGCTCTCGTGGTACCGGGCCATGCCCCCGGAGAACCGTTCCTGGATCGGGCTCGTGGCCCAGGCGGGCATCGCGGCCTTCACCGAGTGGTTCCGGCACCCCGACGCGCCCCAGGCGATCTCCACGGACGTCTTCGGGACGGCGCCCCGCGAGCTCACCCGGGCCATCACGCTGCGGCAGACCGTCGAGATGGTGCGGACCACCATCGAGGTGATGGAGTCCGCCATCGACGAGGTCGCGGCCCCGGGCGACGAGAGGGTGCTGCGCGAGGCGCTGCTCGTCTACGCGCGGGAGATCGCCTTCGCCACCGCCCAGGTGTACGCGCAGGCCGCCGAGGCACGCGGTGCCTGGGACGCGCGCCTGGAGTCGCTGGTCGTCAACGCCGTGCTCAGCGGGGAGGCCGACGAGGGCGCCGTGAGCCGGGCCGCCGCGCTCGGCTGGAACTCCCCGGAGCACGTGTGCGTGGTGCTCGGGACCGCGCCCGACGGGGACAGCGAGCTGACCGTCGAGGCCATCAGGCGGGCCGCCCGGCACGCCAAGCTCCAGGTGCTCACCGGGGTGCTCGGGGACCGGCTCGTCGTCATCGCGGGCGGCAACCCCAACCCGCTCGCCGTGGCCAGGTCGCTGATCGGGCCGTACGCCGCCGGGCCGGTGGTCGCCGGGCCCGTCGTGCCCGACCTGCTGGCCGCCACCCGCTCCGCGCAGGCCGCGGCGGCCGGGCTGAAGGCGTGCTCCGCCTGGCAGGACGCCCCGCGCCCGGTACTGGCGGACGATCTGCTGCCGGAGCGCGCCATCGCGGGCGATCCGAGCGCCCGCGAGCAGTTGGTGGAGGAGATCTACAGACCGCTGGAGGAGGCGGGCTCGGCGCTCCTGGAAACCCTGAGTGTCTACCTGGAGCAGGCGAGCAGCCTGGAGGGCGCGGCCAGGATGCTCTTCGTTCACCCGAACACCGTGCGCTACCGGCTCCGACGTGTGACAGACGTCACCGGCTGGTCGCCTTCGGATGTACGATCCGCGTTCACACTGCGGATCGCGCTGATCCTGGGGCGTCTGGCTGATGGAGACGCCCAACCCTAG